DNA sequence from the Candidatus Zixiibacteriota bacterium genome:
GCCTGCTGTGCTGCCTGCGCTACGAGGCTGAGTTTTATTCGTCGGTCAAGAAGAAGTTTCCGCCAGTGGGCGCGGTCGTGCTGACCGACAAGGGTTCGGGCCGCATCAATAGAATCGACGTATTCCGCCAGGAGGCAGTATTCCTAAACGACGAGGACGTTCCGTGCCGCGCCTGCCCGCGCGAGATCAAGAACATTCTCGACACCCGCGGCCGGTGGGAACCGTCGATGCGGCCCGGTGAAATCCCCCTGGATGAGGAAGAGCGTCGCCGCCTGGAGCTGCTCGACGACGAGTCGTCCAATCATCAGTAGCATTCCTGAAACGAGGTCATCCCGTGGCAAAACCGTTCTACGTTACCACTCCCATATACTATGTGAACGACATTCCCCATATCGGACACGCTTACACGACTATCGCCGCCGACATGCTGGCCCGGTTTCACCGGCTGGCCGGACGCGAGGCTTTCTTTCTGACCGGCACCGATGAACACGGCAGCAAGGTCGCCGATGCCGCTCGCGCCGCCGGGAAGTCGCCGCAGGAATTGTGCGACACGATTGTCACCAAGTTCATTGATACCTGGAAAGCGCTCGATATCGAGAACGACTATTTCATCCGCACCACCTCCGAACGCCACGCCCAGGGCGTGCGGAAGATTCTCGATGTCATGTTGAACGCCCGCACCGATGACGGCCGTGAGGTGGTTTACTCCGATTATTACGAGGGTTTGTACTGCACCGGCTGCGAGAAGTTTATCACGGAAAAAGACCTTGTCAACGGGCTATGTCCCGATCACAAAAGGCCGCCGGAAAAGATCAGGGAGAAGAACTACTTTTTCCGCCTGACCGCCTATATCGATAAAGTAAAGGAACTGATCGAATCGGGAAAGATGCTCGTGTTGCCTGAGGAGCGCCGTCGCGAGGTGCTCGGCCTGATCGGGCAGGAGCTGCCCGATTTTTCTCTTTCCCGCGAGCGTGTGGAGTGGGGGATTTCGCTGCCGTTTGATTCGACGCAGGTGGCGTATGTGTGGATCGACGCCCTCTCCAATTATATCACGGCTATCGGCTACGGGGACGACCCGAAGGCTTTCGCGAAGTGGTGGACCAACAGTGAGGTGGTCCATCTGATGGCCAAGGACATCCTCAAATTCCATTGCCTCTACTGGCCCGCCATGCTCATGGCGGCCGGGCTCAAGCCGCCGGATATACTCTTTTTGCATGGGTTCTTCACGGTCGACGGTGACAAGATGTCCAAGTCGCTCGGCAACCAGATCGATCCGAATGACATGGTCAGGCAGTTCGGCCCCGACGGCACGCGGTACCTGCTCCTGACACAGTATCCGTTCGGTGTCGACGGCGACATTCAGGCCAAACGATTCGGAGTGCAGTATAATTCCGATCTGGCCAACGATCTCGGTAATCTTGTGTCGCGGGTGCTGAAGATGGTCGCGGTCAATTTCGATGGCCGTGTTCCCAAGCCGGCGCGCGGGCTTGACGGTCTCGACGATCTCGTTGCTGTGGCCGAGGCGCTGCCGGGAATCACCTATGAGCATATCAAGCAGTACCAGTTGACCCATGCCATCGGCGAATCGATCAAGCTGGTCCGCCAGGCCAACAAGTTCTTCAACGATACCACCCCATGGATTCTCGCCCGGAACGGTCAAACCGAAAAGCTGGGCGGCATCCTGTATGCCTGCCTTGAAGTCATGCGGATTGTCTCGATCACGCTCTATCCGATTATGCCCCGCAAGATGCGAGAGTTGCGCAAGGTCCTCGGACTCGATGATTCTACTTTGACTCTTTACAACGCCCAGAAGTTTTTCGAGCTGCAGCCGGGCTCACCGGTCAGTATCGAACAGGCGATCTTCCCGCGCGTAGAAGTCGCAGACCAATCCGCCGAGCCGGCCAGAACAGAAGTGGCAGCATCATCGGACGGCCTAGTGGACATCTCTGTGTTTGGACGATTGGAGCTCCGTGTTGCGGAGATAATCCAGGCCGAACGGGTGGCGGGAGCCGATCGCCTGCTGAAGCTCCAGATAAGCCTCGGGTCCGAGAAACGGCAAATAGTGGCCGGGATAGCCGAATTCTATTCGCCCGATCAGGTGGTAGGCCGGAAGATTGTTGTGGTTGCCAATCTCAAGCCGACTACTATCCGCGGGATCGAATCGCGCGGTATGCTGCTCGCCGCCAAGAAGGGGAGCCAGTTGTCGCTCGTGTCGCTCGATCGAGATCTTCCTCCCGGCGCCAAAGTCAGTTGATGATCGACTCGCATTGTCACATCGATTTTCGCGATTTCGACGGGATTCGCGACGAAGTTGTCAGCGAGGCCCGCGAGGCCGGTGTGCATACCATTATTAATGTGGGCGCAGATTTGGAATCATCCCGGCGCGCGGTCGAGCTGACCGGACGCTACGAGATGATTCGTGCAACAGTGGGCATACACCCCCATGATGCCAAGACTCTCACGCCCGAAGCACTCGCGGAAGTCAGGAGCCTGGCCGGTAGACCGAAAGTGGTGGCGATAGGAGAAATAGGGCTGGATTTCTACCGCGATCTCTCTCCGCGGCCGGTTCAGAAAACGGCGTTCCATCAGCAGATGCAATTGGCGGTCGAGTTGAAGCTACCGGTTGTCATTCACACGCGCGAGGCATTTGATCAAACCTGTTTGATCGTTGGCGAGTACGCTGAACTGCTGCCAGGCGGGGTGTTCCATTGTTTTCCGGGCGACGTCGACGAGGCATATCGCGTGATCGAAATGGGGTTTGTGATTGGAGTCGGCGGCGTGGTGACCTACGACCAATCGCGCCTGTCACGTGTGGCGGCGGAAATCCCGCTCGATAAGATGATTATCGAAACCGATGCTCCCTATCTCGCACCGATACCTTTTCGCGGCAAGATCAATCGCCCCGCATACGTGCGGTATGTGCGCGACAAGATCGCGCAGCTTCGAGGCATGCCTCCGGCGGAAGTAGAGAAGCAAACCGACCGCGCCTGTCGCAAGCTGTTTCGTCTCGCGGAGACCTTCGGGGGTTAGCGGTGCCCGCGTACCACGCCAAGAAACGGCTGGGGCAGAACTTTCTTAAGAGCGAGGAGGTTATCGGCCGCGTAATCGAGCTTCTTGCACCGGCACCGAATGACATTATTGTAGAAATCGGCCCCGGCCGTGGTGCGCTGGCCCTGCCGCTGGCCAGGGCGGGCGCCACCCTGTGGGCGGTAGAATTTGATCGTGACCTGATCGGGTATCTCTCTTCACTGTTGTCTGATTACGCCAACGTTCAATTACTAAACGACGACTTCCTAAAATTCAATCCGACAGCCCGTGAGCTGGGGCGATTCAAACTGGTCGGCAATCTCCCGTACAATATCACCTCGCCGGTGCTCGACTGGTGTTTGCGTTATCGTGAATATCTGGTGACAGTCGTGTTAATGGTGCAGCGGGAACTGGGAGCGCGAATTGCAGCGTCGCCGGGAAGCAAAGACTGGTCACCGCTCGGCATACTGACACAATCAGCCTTTTCGGTCGAACGGGCATTCGATGTCTCCGCCGAGCATTTTGAGCCGAGGCCCGATGTGATGTCGACCGTAGTCAGGCTGACTCCGTTGCCGGAGCCGGCCGCCCCGGTCACCGGCTTGTTCGAGCGCGTAGTGCGGGCGTCGTTTCAACATCGCCGGAAGACCCTTCTGAACAACCTGGTACCCACATTCTCACTGGACACCAAAGTGGCCGGCGGATTGCTCACCGAGCTTGGCTTGTCGCCCATGACTCGCGCTGAAGAGCTGTCTATCGCTCAGTTTTTGACATTGACGGCTGCGCTGGAACGCCATAAGCTTCTGTGACGGCAGGCTGAGTTGCCGCAGAAAACGTGGTTAATATAGGGGACTAAGTCCATGGCTCTTTTGAGCGTGAATCTCGATCAAGTTGCGGCGCTCCGTGAGGTGCGCAAGCGGCGCGAACCGGACCCGGCCCAGGCCGCGGTGATGGCCGAGTTGGCCGGCGCCGACGGTATCGCTATCGCGCTTCGCCGCGACCGGAAATATATCCGCGATCGCGACC
Encoded proteins:
- the metG gene encoding methionine--tRNA ligase, translating into MAKPFYVTTPIYYVNDIPHIGHAYTTIAADMLARFHRLAGREAFFLTGTDEHGSKVADAARAAGKSPQELCDTIVTKFIDTWKALDIENDYFIRTTSERHAQGVRKILDVMLNARTDDGREVVYSDYYEGLYCTGCEKFITEKDLVNGLCPDHKRPPEKIREKNYFFRLTAYIDKVKELIESGKMLVLPEERRREVLGLIGQELPDFSLSRERVEWGISLPFDSTQVAYVWIDALSNYITAIGYGDDPKAFAKWWTNSEVVHLMAKDILKFHCLYWPAMLMAAGLKPPDILFLHGFFTVDGDKMSKSLGNQIDPNDMVRQFGPDGTRYLLLTQYPFGVDGDIQAKRFGVQYNSDLANDLGNLVSRVLKMVAVNFDGRVPKPARGLDGLDDLVAVAEALPGITYEHIKQYQLTHAIGESIKLVRQANKFFNDTTPWILARNGQTEKLGGILYACLEVMRIVSITLYPIMPRKMRELRKVLGLDDSTLTLYNAQKFFELQPGSPVSIEQAIFPRVEVADQSAEPARTEVAASSDGLVDISVFGRLELRVAEIIQAERVAGADRLLKLQISLGSEKRQIVAGIAEFYSPDQVVGRKIVVVANLKPTTIRGIESRGMLLAAKKGSQLSLVSLDRDLPPGAKVS
- the rsmA gene encoding 16S rRNA (adenine(1518)-N(6)/adenine(1519)-N(6))-dimethyltransferase RsmA; the protein is MPAYHAKKRLGQNFLKSEEVIGRVIELLAPAPNDIIVEIGPGRGALALPLARAGATLWAVEFDRDLIGYLSSLLSDYANVQLLNDDFLKFNPTARELGRFKLVGNLPYNITSPVLDWCLRYREYLVTVVLMVQRELGARIAASPGSKDWSPLGILTQSAFSVERAFDVSAEHFEPRPDVMSTVVRLTPLPEPAAPVTGLFERVVRASFQHRRKTLLNNLVPTFSLDTKVAGGLLTELGLSPMTRAEELSIAQFLTLTAALERHKLL
- a CDS encoding TatD family hydrolase — encoded protein: MIDSHCHIDFRDFDGIRDEVVSEAREAGVHTIINVGADLESSRRAVELTGRYEMIRATVGIHPHDAKTLTPEALAEVRSLAGRPKVVAIGEIGLDFYRDLSPRPVQKTAFHQQMQLAVELKLPVVIHTREAFDQTCLIVGEYAELLPGGVFHCFPGDVDEAYRVIEMGFVIGVGGVVTYDQSRLSRVAAEIPLDKMIIETDAPYLAPIPFRGKINRPAYVRYVRDKIAQLRGMPPAEVEKQTDRACRKLFRLAETFGG